One Osmerus eperlanus chromosome 24, fOsmEpe2.1, whole genome shotgun sequence DNA window includes the following coding sequences:
- the lnp1 gene encoding leukemia NUP98 fusion partner 1 isoform X1: MALRLLPSLIGDDEDDDGNFTNWMSSYWGHGSQSARSKERKRSFRRPARAKADRRASLPCMSQLDAMQLNRLQAASITPNPQLEKEVKVHPRARRVSSDDINRQKSVLPENRITTIPELTESFERRLHFHNKKVTSFSEADNVCLICHGDMRKDVGGAVQELYCAHRFHKEAARRGETARPRSSSATAESERRRSTDERRKSGEGPFCDGSEEYRMPRRQLSLRRQR; the protein is encoded by the exons ATGGCCCTCAGGCTTCTCCCTTCCCTCATCGGGGACGACGAGGACGACGATGGCAACTTTACCAACTGGATGAGCAGCTACTGGGGTCACGGGTCACAGAGCGCACGATCCAAAGAGAGAAAGCGCAGCTTCAGGAGACCGGCCAGGGCAAAGGCAGACCGCCGGGCCTCCCTCCCCTGCATG TCCCAGCTGGATGCCATGCAACTGAATCGTCTTCAGGCGGCCAGCATAACGCCTAACCCTCAACTGGAGAAGGAGGTCAAGGTTCACCCCCGCGCACGCCGAGTGTCCTCAGATGACATCAACCGCCAGAAGTCCGTCTTGCCGGAGAACCGTATCACCACCATCCCCGAGCTCACCGAGTCGTTTGAGAGGAGACTGCATTTCCACAACAAGAAGGTCACGTCTTTC AGTGAAGCAGACAATGTGTGTCTTATCTGCCATGGGGACATGAGGAAGGATGTAGGAGGAGCGGTCCAAGAGCTGTACTGTGCTCACCGTTTCCACAAAGAG gcggcgaggagaggagagacggcgCGACCCCGGAGCAGCAGCGCCACGGccgagagcgagaggaggaggtcCACAGACGAGCGGCGGAAGTCAGGGGAGGGGCCGTTCTGCGACGGGTCCGAGGAATATCGGATGCCTCGCCGCCAGCTCTCTCTGCGGAGACAACGCTGA
- the lnp1 gene encoding leukemia NUP98 fusion partner 1 isoform X2, giving the protein MALRLLPSLIGDDEDDDGNFTNWMSSYWGHGSQSARSKERKRSFRRPARAKADRRASLPCMSQLDAMQLNRLQAASITPNPQLEKEVKVHPRARRVSSDDINRQKSVLPENRITTIPELTESFERRLHFHNKKVTSFSEADNVCLICHGDMRKDVGGAVQELYCAHRFHKECMERWLWRRQTCPSCRSYVLIPEPFSWSCVHIYMP; this is encoded by the exons ATGGCCCTCAGGCTTCTCCCTTCCCTCATCGGGGACGACGAGGACGACGATGGCAACTTTACCAACTGGATGAGCAGCTACTGGGGTCACGGGTCACAGAGCGCACGATCCAAAGAGAGAAAGCGCAGCTTCAGGAGACCGGCCAGGGCAAAGGCAGACCGCCGGGCCTCCCTCCCCTGCATG TCCCAGCTGGATGCCATGCAACTGAATCGTCTTCAGGCGGCCAGCATAACGCCTAACCCTCAACTGGAGAAGGAGGTCAAGGTTCACCCCCGCGCACGCCGAGTGTCCTCAGATGACATCAACCGCCAGAAGTCCGTCTTGCCGGAGAACCGTATCACCACCATCCCCGAGCTCACCGAGTCGTTTGAGAGGAGACTGCATTTCCACAACAAGAAGGTCACGTCTTTC AGTGAAGCAGACAATGTGTGTCTTATCTGCCATGGGGACATGAGGAAGGATGTAGGAGGAGCGGTCCAAGAGCTGTACTGTGCTCACCGTTTCCACAAAGAG TGTATGGAGCGGTGGCTGTGGAGGAGACAGACGTGCCCGTCCTGCCGCTCCTACGTGCTCATCCCCGAGCCCTTCTCCTGGTCCTGCGTTCACATCTACATGCCCTGA
- the tomm70a gene encoding mitochondrial import receptor subunit TOM70 → MMAASKPVEPQSGSGLPRWQLALLVGTPIVLGVGAVYLWNRSRTKDSQGKRNGERKTPEGSASPVQGQDGAANRASPEVENMSPLDRAQGAKNKGNKYFKAGKYEQAIQCYTEAIALCPGEQKADLSTFYQNRAAAYEQQMKWTEVVQDCTHAVELNPRYIKALFRRAKALERLDNRKECLEDVTAVCILEAFQNQQSMLLADKVLKLLGKEKAKDKYKNREPLMPSPQFIKSYFSSFTDDIISQPLQKGEKKDEDKDNEGEAAEVTESSGYLKAKQYMEEENYDKIISECTKEVESGGRYTAEALLLRATFYLLIGNSNAAQPDLDTVINMQDANVKLRANALIKRGSMYMQQQQPLLSTQDFNMAAEIDTHNADVYHHRGQLKILLDQVEEAVGDFDECIILRPDSALAQAQKCFALYRQAYTGNNPSQVQTAMDGFEDVIRRFPRCAEGYALYAQALTDQQQFGKADEMYDKCIDLEPDNATTYVHKGLLQLQWKQDLDLGLDLISKAIEIDNKCDFAYETMGTIEVQRGNLDKAIDMFNKAINLAKSEMEMAHLYSLCDAAYAQTEVARKYGLKPPTL, encoded by the exons ATGATGGCCGCGTCAAAGCCTGTCGAGCCGCAGTCTGGGAGTGGTTTACCCCGCTGGCAGCTGGCACTGTTGGTAGGGACCCCAATAGTTCTCGGGGTAGGTGCCGTGTACCTATGGAACCGTAGTCGGACGAAGGACAGCCAGGGAAAACGAAATGGGGAAAGGAAAACACCAGAAGGCAGCGCAAGCCCTGTCCAGGGCCAAGACGGCGCAGCTAATCGGGCGAGTCCAGAGGTGGAAAACATG AGTCCTCTAGACCGTGCACAGGGAGCGAAGAACAAGGGCAACAAGTACTTCAAGGCGGGCAAGTATGAGCAGGCCATCCAGTGTTACACGGAGGCCATTGCCCTCTGTCCTGGTGAGCAGAAGGCAGACCTGTCCACCTTCTACCAGAACAGAGCTGCAGCCTATGAACAGCAG ATGAAGTGGACTGAAGTGGTACAGGACTGCACTCATGCTGTGGAGTTAAACCCACGCTACATCAAGGCCCTTTTCAGGAGGGCTAAAGCCCTGGAAAGACTGGACAACAGGAAGGAGTGTCTGGAAG ATGTCACAGCGGTGTGCATTCTTGAGGCCTTCCAGAACCAGCAGAGTATGCTGCTAGCAGACAAGGTGCTGAAGTTGCTGGGGAAGGAGAAAGCCAAAGACAAATACAAG AACCGTGAGCCCCTGATGCCGTCTCCTCAGTTCATCAAGTCCTACTTCAGCTCCTTCACCGATGACATCATCTCCCAGCCCCTGCAGAAGGGCGAGAAGAAGGAcgaggacaaggacaacgagggCGAGGCGGCAGAGGTCACCGAGAG CTCTGGCTACCTGAAGGCCAAGCAGtacatggaggaggagaactATGACAAGATCATTAGCGAATGCACCAAGGAGGTGGAGTCTGGCGGCAGGTACACAGCCGAGGCCCTGTTACTGCGCGCCACCTTCTACCTGCTGATAGGCAACTCCAACGCTGCCCAGCCTGACCTGGACACGGTCATCAACATGCAGGACGCCAATGTCAAG CTGCGGGCCAACGCCTTGATCAAGCGTGGGAGCATGTacatgcagcagcagcagcctcttCTGTCCACTCAGGACTTCAACATGGCCGCCGAGATCGACACGCACAACGCCGATGTGTACCACCACAGGGGACAG CTGAAGATCCTGCTGGATCAGGTGGAGGAGGCGGTGGGGGACTTTGACGAGTGCATCATTCTGAGACCGGACTCTGCCCTGGCCCAGGCACAGAAGTGCTTCGCTCTG TACAGACAAGCCTACACTGGGAACAACCCCTCCCAGGTTCAGACGGCCATGGATGGCTTTGAGGATGTCATCCGGAGGTTTCCCAGATGTGCAGAGGGCTACGCTCTGTATGCACAG GCCCTGACCGACCAGCAGCAGTTTGGCAAAGCCGACGAGATGTACGACAAGTGTATCGATCTGGAACCAGATAACGCTACGACATATGTCCACAAGGG GCTGTTGCAGCTGCAGTGGAAACAGGATCTCGACCTGGGCCTGGATCTCATCAGCAAGGCCATCGAGATCGACAACAAATGTGACTTTGCCTACGAAACCATGGGAACCATCGAGGTTCAAAG AGGCAACCTGGACAAGGCGATAGACATGTTCAACAAGGCTATTAACCTGGCCAAGTCTGAGATGGAGATGGCTCACCTTTACTCACTGTGTGATGCGGCTTACGCCCAGACCGAAGTGGCCAGGAAGTACGGGCTGAAACCTCCCACGCTGTAA
- the tmem45a gene encoding transmembrane protein 45A, protein MGSFKGHALPGAFFLIVGLWWAGKYSLWNTTRRNKSLGSTRLANRATQRRLELMEGSVVLFFSVVGMLAEQFAAQGPRLHLYDYTEKHWECLMNWQHATMYLFFGLAAAMSLVVHGTGAAPVALDRMMLALAFFTEGFLFLYHLHGRSMLDVHVHQLLLYAIFGSALTAFLEVFHRGNILLELLRCSLTLLQGSWFWQIGFVLYPPNGPEWDLKDHSNMMFITMCYCWHLAFALLTVGVVYCTVSCVVGSRLKRTPPMEMGLLKPKERDPESEEEIL, encoded by the exons ATGGGCAGCTTCAAGGGTCACGCGTTGCCGGGGGCGTTCTTCCTGATTGTCGGGCTGTGGTGGGCAGGGAAGTACTCCCTCTGGAACACCACCCGCAGGAACAAGAGCCTGGGTTCCACCCGCCTGGCCAACAGGGCAACACAGCGGCGTCTAGAGCTGATGGAAGGGTCTGTcgtcctcttcttctctgtggTCG GGATGTTGGCGGAGCAGTTTGCGGCGCAGGGTCCTAGGCTCCACCTGTACGACTACACGGAGAAGCACTGGGAGTGCCTGATGAACTGGCAGCACGCCACCATGTACCTGTTCTTCGGGCTGGCGGCGGCCATGTCTCTGGTCGTGCACGGCACAGGGGCCGCCCCCGTGGCGCTGGACAGGATGATGCTGGCCCTGGCGTTCTTCACCGAGG gaTTCCTCTTCCTGTACCACCTCCATGGCAGGTCGATGCTGGACGTCCACGTCCACCAGCTGTTGCTCTACGCCATCTTTGGCTCGGCCCTCACGGCCTTCCTGGAGGTCTTCCACCGAGGGAACATCCTTCTGGAGCTCCTGCGATGCAGCCTGACCCTGCTACAGGGGAGCTGGttctggcag ATTGGATTTGTGCTGTATCCTCCCAACGGACCTGAGTGGGACCTGAAGGATCACAGCAACATGATGTTCATCACCATGTGCTACTGCTGGCACCTGGCCTTTGCCCTGCTCACCGTGGGTGTGGTCTACTGCACCGTCAGCTG TGTGGTGGGCTCCAGATTGAAAAGGACTCCACCCATGGAGATGGGACTGCTGAAGCCCAAGGAAAGAGACCCAGAATCAGAGGAGGAGATTCTATAA